The Podospora pseudocomata strain CBS 415.72m chromosome 1 map unlocalized CBS415.72m_1, whole genome shotgun sequence genome has a segment encoding these proteins:
- the NIK1 gene encoding histidine kinase osmosensor (COG:T; EggNog:ENOG503NXNC) → MSGESSLAAVTAILKSLATDPTTPPLLNLRVNTRFNIPGADTSEKLELELELAALVLRVQHLQARANTTTSSLLPDTPDGNGHLSLSDERARAGNSGYAAPLPRDELLDEALEGLREHVDDQSKLLDSQRQELDGVNAQLLEQKQLQERALAIIEQERVATLERELWKHQKANEAFQKALREIGEIVTAVARGDLSKKVRMNSVEMDPEITTFKRTINTMMDQLQVFSSEVSRVAREVGTEGILGGQAQIEGVDGTWKELTDNVREIASVTTAVAHGDLTKKIERPAKGEILQLQQTINTMVDQLRTFASEVTRVARDVGTEGILGGQADVEGVQGMWNELTVNVNAMANNLTTQVRDIIKVTTAVAKGDLTQKVQAECRGEIFELKKTINSMVDQLQQFAREVTKIAREVGTEGRLGGQATVHDVQGTWRDLTENVNGMAMNLTTQVREIAKVTTAVARGDLTKKIGVEVQGEILDLKNTINTMVDRLGTFAFEVSKVAREVGTDGTLGGQAQVDNVEGKWKDLTENVNTMARNLTSQVRGISTVTQAIANGDMSRKIDVEAKGEILILKETINNMVDRLSIFCNEVQRVAKDVGVDGIMGGQADVAGLKGRWKEITTDVNTMANNLTAQVRAFGDITNAATDGDFTKLVEVEASGEMDELKKKINQMVYNLRDSIQRNTQAREAAELANKTKSEFLANMSHEIRTPMNGIIGMTQLTLDTDLTQYQREMLNIVNSLANSLLTIIDDILDLSKIEARRMVIEEIPYTLRGTVFNALKTLAVKANEKFLDLTYRVNNSVPDHVVGDSFRLRQIILNLVGNAIKFTEHGEVSLTIQKASHVQCAPYEYAIEFIVSDTGIGIPADKLDLIFDTFQQADGSMTRKFGGTGLGLSISKRLVNLMGGDVWVKSEYGKGSKFYFTCVVRLANDDVSLIAKQLTPYKGHQVLFIDKGRTGHGSEIVRMLKELSLVPIVVDSEKSPALEKARTQQNSPYDVIIVDSIEDARRLRAVDDFKYLPIVLLAPVVHVSLKSCLDLGITSYMTTPCQLIDLGNGMVPALENRATPSLADNTRSFEILLAEDNTVNQRLAVKILEKYHHVVTVVGNGEEAVEAVKRKKFDVILMDVQMPIMGGFEATSKIREYERSLGSQRTPIIALTAHAMMGDREKCIQAQMDEYLSKPLQQNHLIQTILKCATLGGQLLEKNRERELARAADAVTGGRRDNAALNAYQQNASSNAGAAAAAAISAASHVRPSLAATRGMTASEALTAGLESPSIVTADAEDPLKGGVGRSSTSLSEPNIHHHSTTAPRGQK, encoded by the exons TCCCGACACCCCTGACGGAAATGGCCATCTCTCTCTGTCGGACGAAAGAGCAAGGGCTGGGAATTCTGGATATGCTGCTCCGCTACCGCGAGATGAGCTCCTCGACGAGGCTCTCGAAGGTTTGAGGGAGCATGTTGACGATCAGTCCAAGCTTCTCGACAGCCAGCGCCAGGAGCTGGATGGCGTAAATGCCCAGCTTCTCGAGCAGAAGCAGCTCCAGGAGAGGGCCCTTGCCATTATCGAGCAGGAAAGGGTCGCTACTCTGGAACGCGAGCTATGGAAGCATCaaaaggccaacgaggcctTCCAAAAGGCCCTGCGTGAGATTGGTGAAATCGTGACGGCTGTCGCCCGCGGTGATCTTTCCAAGAAGGTGCGGATGAACAGTGTTGAGATGGACCCCGAAATTACCACTTTCAAGCgtaccatcaacaccatgatGGATCAACTGCAAGTCTTCTCCAGCGAAGTGTCTCGTGTCGCCCGTGAAGTCGGTACCGAGGGTATCCTCGGTGGCCAGGCTCAAatcgagggtgttgatggaaCTTGGAAAGAACTTACTGATAACG TGCGTGAAATCGCCTCTGTTACCACCGCCGTAGCCCATGGTGATCTCACCAAGAAAATTGAACGCCCCGCCAAGGGAGAAATTCTACAGCTGCAACAAACGATCAACACCATGGTAGACCAACTGCGGACTTTTGCCTCTGAAGTCACACGCGTCGCCAGAGACGTCGGAACCGAAGGTATCCTGGGCGGCCAGGCTGATGTCGAAGGGGTACAGGGCATGTGGAACGAACTGACTGTCAACGTGAATGCCATGGCCAACAATCTGACTACACAAGTGCGAGATATCATCAAGGTTACCACGGCTGTCGCAAAGGGTGATTTGACGCAAAAGGTGCAGGCTGAGTGCCGCGGAGAAATCTTTGAACTGAAGAAAACGATCAACTCTATGGTGGACCAGCTCCAACAATTCGCACGGGAAGTTACCAAGATTGCCAGGGAAGTCGGAACCGAAGGGCGACTCGGCGGACAAGCAACGGTACATGATGTCCAGGGCACTTGGAGAGATCTTACGGAAAACGTCAACGGTATGGCTATGAATTTAACAACGCAGGTGCGAGAAATAGCAAAGGTCACTACGGCCGTCGCTCGGGGTGACCTTACCAAGAAGATTGGGGTCGAGGTGCAGGGTGAAATTTTGGATTTGAagaacaccatcaacaccatggtGGACCGCTTAGGAACATTCGCGTTTGAGGTCAGCAAGGTGGCCAGAGAGGTCGGCACGGATGGTACACTGGGCGGTCAGGCTCAGGTCGACAACGTAGAGGGCAAATGGAAAGACCTCACTGAAAACGTAAACACCATGGCCAGAAACCTTACATCACAG GTCAGAGGGATTTCAACTGTCACACAAGCCATTGCCAATGGAGACATGAGCCGGAAGATCGACGTCGAAGCCAAGGGCGAGATACTCATTTTGAAGgaaaccatcaacaacatggTTGACCGGCTTTCGATATTCTGTAACGAAGTGCAAAGGGTCGCCAAGGACGTCGGTGTCGACGGTATCATGGGTGGACAGGCCGATGTTGCTGGCCTGAAGGGAAGATGGAAGGAAATTACTACCGACGTCAACACCATGGCCAACAACTTG ACGGCTCAAGTACGAGCATTTGGTGACATTACCAATGCCGCAACGGACGGGGATTTCACCAAGCTAGTTGAAGTCGAAGCGTCCGGTGAAATGgacgagctcaagaagaagattaaCCAGATGGTGTACAACTTGAGAGACAGTATCCAGAGGAACACGCAGGCCAGAGAAGCAGCCGAGTTGGCCAACAAGACCAAATCCGAATTCCTTGCCAACATGTCCCACGAGATACGGACCCCAATGAACGGCATCATCGGTATGACACAGCTCACTCTCGATACCGACCTCACTCAGTATCAAAGGGAGATGCTCAACATTGTCAACTCGCTGGCCAACAGCCTGTTGACCATCATCGATGACATCTTGGATCTGTCCAAGATCGAAGCTAGGAGAATGGTTATCGAGGAAATTCCCTACACGCTGCGTGGAACTGTCTTCAATGCGCTCAAGACTCTCGCTGTTAAGGCAAACGAGAAGTTCCTAGATCTCACGTACCGAGTCAATAACTCGGTGCCAGACCACGTGGTGGGTGACTCGTTCAGGTTGCGCCAGATCATCCTGAACCTGGTGGGCAACGCCATCAAGTTCACCGAGCATGGCGAAGTCAGCTTGACCATTCAGAAGGCGTCTCACGTCCAGTGTGCGCCCTACGAGTACGCCATTGAGTTCATCGTGTCCGATACGGGAATAGGTATTCCGGCGGACAAGCTTGATCTCATTTTCGACACGTTCCAGCAGGCCGACGGCTCCATGACACGCAAGTTTGGCGGTACCGGATTGGGTCTCTCCATTTCCAAGAGACTGGTCAACCTGATGGGCGGCGACGTGTGGGTCAAGAGCGAGTACGGCAAGGGCAGCAAGTTCTACTTCACGTGCGTCGTCCGTCTCGCCAACGATGATGTTTCGCTCATTGCGAAGCAACTTACCCCCTACAAGGGCCACCAGGTACTGTTTATCGACAAGGGCAGGACCGGTCACGGATCCGAGATTGTCAGGATGCTCAAGGAGCTGAGCCTCGTGCCTATCGTTGTCGACTCGGAGAAGAGCCCCGCGCTGGAGAAGGCTCGGACTCAGCAAAATTCGCCATACGATGTCATCATTGTTGACTCGATCGAGGACGCTCGCAGATTGAGAGCGGTCGACGACTTCAAGTACCTGCCCATTGTGCTCTTGGCCCCTGTGGTTCACGTTTCGCTCAAGTCCTGCCTTGATCTGGGCATCACGTCGTATATGACCACGCCATGCCAGTTGATTGATCTCGGCAACGGCATGGTGCCTGCCTTGGAAAACCGCGCGACACCCTCGCTGGCGGATAATACCCGCTCGTTCGAGATTCTGTTAGCGGAAGACAACACGGTCAACCAGAGGCTTGCAGTCAAGATCCTGGAGAAGTACCATCATGTGGTTACCGTGGTTGGGAACGGCGAGGAAGCTGTTGAGGCtgtcaagaggaagaagtttGATGTCATCTTGATGGATGTTCAGATGCCTATCATG GGTGGATTCGAAGCCACATCCAAGATCCGCGAGTACGAGCGCAGCCTAGGCAGTCAGCGCACCCCCATCATCGCCCTGACGGCGCACGCCATGATGGGCGACAGAGAAAAGTGCATCCAGGCCCAGATGGACGAGTACCTCTCCAAGCccctccagcaaaaccaccTCATCCAGACCATCCTCAAGTGCGCCACGCTCGGCGGCCAGCTCCTGGAGAAGAACAGAGAGCGGGAGCTCGCCAGGGCGGCGGACGCGGTGACAGGGGGTCGGAGGGACAATGCCGCGCTGAATGCGTACCAGCAGAATGCCAGCAGCAACGCGGgcgctgcggcggcggcggcgatctCGGCTGCTTCTCATGTGAGGCCGAGCCTGGCGGCAACGAGGGGGATGACGGCCTCGGAGGCGCTGACGGCGGGACTGGAGAGCCCGAGCATTGTCACTGCTGATGCGGAGGACCCCTTgaagggaggggttgggaggtcGAGTACTAGTCTGTCGGAGCCGAATATTCACCATCATAGCACTACTGCACCTAGGGGGCAGAAGTAG